DNA sequence from the Sandaracinaceae bacterium genome:
CGAGGCGGCGGCGCAGGCGTCGAGGGGGGAGAGACCGACGCCCTCGACGCCGACGCGGAGCTCCTCGGGCGCGTCCGCCCCGCGCGTCGCGCCGGTGCTCCGTCGCGTTCATGGGTCGAGTGGGTCGACCCACGTGGCAGCGACGCCACGGCCGGCGAGGCGATCGGTGGCGGCCCCGCCGTCGCGGGCGAAGGTGGACAGGGCGTGACGCGCGACCCCATCCCACGCGAATACCAAGACCACGTACGCGAGTTCTTCGGAGGTGATCGATGAGTGAGAGTGGGCTCCCCGGACAAGACGAGCTGGACCACTTCGGTGAGGACGTGGCGCGCTTGCGCGACGCCGTGGCGCGCGTGATCGTGGGTCAAGCGCCCGTCGTGGAGGAGGTGCTGATCTGCCTGTTCGCGGGGGGGCACGTGCTCCTCGAGGGAGCGCCTGGGCTCGGCAAGACCCTGCTCGTGCGCACCCTCGCCGAGGCCATGGCGCTGCGCTTCGCGCGCATCCAGTTCACGCCGGACCTCATGCCCGCCGACATCGTCGGGACGCAGATGGTGGTGGAGGACGAACACGGCCGAAAGCGCTTCGAGCTGCAGCGCGGACCGATCTTCGGGCAGCTCGTCCTGGCCGACGAGATCAACCGCGCCACGCCCAAGACGCAGAGCGCCCTGCTCGAGGCGATGGCGGAGCAGAGCGTGACGATCGCGGGTGCGCGTCATGCCCTCGAGGCGCCCTTCTTCGTCCTCGCCACCGAGAACCCCATCGAGATGGAGGGCACGTATCCGCTCCCCGAGGCGCAGCTCGACCGATTTCTGTTCAAGGTGCTCGTTCCACAGCCGGACGAGGACACCCTGGTGGACATCCTGAACCGCACTACCGGGAACGTGACGGACGCGGTGCCCGTGGTGCTCGACGGAGCGCGCATCGAGCGCCAGCGCGCGCTCGTGCGGAGCGTGCAGGTGGCCTCCCCCGTGGCGCGCTACGTCGCGCGCTTCGTGCGCATGTCGGACCCAGAAGCCGACGTCGCCGCACCGGCCGCGAAGAGCTGGTTGCGCTATGGAGCGGGAGTGCGCGGCGCGCAGAGCGTGCTGCTCGCGGCGAAGGTCGTGGCGCTGATGGCCGGGCGTGCCCATGTGTCGCTCGCGGACGTCCAGCGGGTGATCGCGCCAGCGCTGCGGCACCGGCTCATCCCCAACTTCGAGGCCGACGCGGACGGGGTGAGCACGGACGCCATCCTCGCTCGGCTCTTGCTGGAGGTCCCGACCACCTCCGAGGCCGTCGCGGGGATCGCGGGGTGAGGCTGGACCAACGACGCTCTCCGTGTTTCGCCGCGGGCACGCGCCTGCTCCTCCGACTTGTCTGCGGGCTCGCGTTGGCCGTGCTGGTGTGGAGCTTCGGTTCCGCGAGCGTCCAGGCCCAGGAGGACGCCGCCGTCGCTCGCGCGGTCTCGCTCGGTGTCACGCCGCTGTTCAACGTGGACGGCCTGGGTGCCCCAGGGACCACGCCCTTGCGCGTGTCGCTGACGAATCACACGCCGCGCGCGATGCGGGGTGAGCTGCTCATCACGCCGTATGGTTGGCGCGAGCCCGGGGAGACCCTGCGCACCCACGTGGACCTGGAACCACGGGCGTCACGCACGCTGCGGGTCGTCATGCGCGTCACCGGAAACACCGAGCGCTTCGAGCTCGTCTACCGACCCGTGGACCAACCCGCTACCACCGAGAGCGTCTCGGCCGAGCTGCACGCGGGGCCGGCCGTGGCCATCCTGGCCGACCCACCGCGCATGCGCGCCCAGTTGCTCCTGACGGCCTCGGGCATGCCCGCGCCGGCGGGTTACCACAGACCGCTCGCCATGGGCGAGGTCACGTTCGACCCCGAGAGCGGGGACCCTCTCGTGCCCGACGAGGCGGCGGGGTGGTCCAACTTCCCAGTGGTCTTCGCCACCATCGCGGCGCTGGAGCGACTGGAGGGCGTCGCGCGGCGCGCGCTCGTCGAGCACGTCCAAGCGGGTGCGCGGATCATCCTCGTGCCCCACCGGTCGGAAGACTGCGCGCTCCCGATCGTCCGCGAGCTCATGGGTCAGGTGCGCTGCGCCGAGCTCGCCGTGGCGCCCGAACCGGATGCAGGGTCAGGTGCAGCTTGGGACACTGCTCGGCAGCTGGAGATGCATGGAGACGCACGCGCGCTGGTCGAGCCGTTCGGCCTCTCGCGCCCCCTGGGCTTCGGGACCGCGTTCATGCTGGCCTGGGACGCCAACGCCGCCCAGGCGGACCCAAACGCCACGGCGCAGGTGCTCCGCGCGATGGTCGTGCATCTATCCCGGGGAGCTCGGCCCCATCACGTCCTCGGGGGCGTGCCCGACGACAGCGCCGCCTTGCGGACCGCCCTCGACCCGAACGAGTCGTTCCGCCCTGCGCTGGGCGCCGTCGCGATCCTGCTGCTGCTGTACGTCTTCGCGGTCGGACCGCTCAACTTCCACTTCGTGTCACAACGCGGGAAGCCCACCCTCGCGCTGGTGACGACGCCGATCATCGCGCTGTCCTGCCTGTTCGTGATGGCGGGTGCGGCGTACCTCAGCAAGGGTGTGTTCCGGCGCTATCGCAGCGTGGAGGTCGTGGAGCTGATGAGCGGGGAGGCGCGTGGGGTGCGCACGCGCTACCTCGGCTACTACCTGACACGTCCGACCACCTTCGATCTCACGCCGCGTGACGGGACGCGGGTCACGTTGCTCGAA
Encoded proteins:
- a CDS encoding AAA family ATPase, which produces MSESGLPGQDELDHFGEDVARLRDAVARVIVGQAPVVEEVLICLFAGGHVLLEGAPGLGKTLLVRTLAEAMALRFARIQFTPDLMPADIVGTQMVVEDEHGRKRFELQRGPIFGQLVLADEINRATPKTQSALLEAMAEQSVTIAGARHALEAPFFVLATENPIEMEGTYPLPEAQLDRFLFKVLVPQPDEDTLVDILNRTTGNVTDAVPVVLDGARIERQRALVRSVQVASPVARYVARFVRMSDPEADVAAPAAKSWLRYGAGVRGAQSVLLAAKVVALMAGRAHVSLADVQRVIAPALRHRLIPNFEADADGVSTDAILARLLLEVPTTSEAVAGIAG